A DNA window from Setaria viridis chromosome 2, Setaria_viridis_v4.0, whole genome shotgun sequence contains the following coding sequences:
- the LOC117843167 gene encoding uncharacterized protein, with product MASEKSNSKPWEYTLRKYLLLMATVAAALTYAAAFSPPGGVWQDTGDGHLAGDPIIRDTHYRRYLVFFYCNATAFASSLVVIVLILLLSVLHENFKENIWRRTTLLPLRVVMVLDLLSLMGAYAAGTCRDAVTTVYSSLLVAAVFAYLMVQTALASASAPEKRAAADPAATNADAGDRDLVGERPRKVLMLLATFAISVTYVSGLSTPGGFWDGSQPGRRAGDAILEDYNRARLVAFFLGNTTAFVASLVIILLLLDKKLRFTASVRSVELYGCVVVALVGLVVAYAAGSCRDAETTAYVVVLVTLVLGSMVFLLGLTLPVALAARVLAAIRNGCQRLVGIYAAASKCLPCLRHQARERHADNGREEQLNESMEKARSLVLLLGTLATSVTYQAGLDPPGGVWQDDGDGHMAGDPILLTTNPRRYKAFYYFNSTAFMASLAAIVLVQKRSALKHGTLEAAMILDLFALIGAYATGSCRDVGTSIYVMAMAAGVVVYVAIHVVVFFTLGRHKERSGGGDDDDMVEKRRKRLLVFAILAATITYQAGLTPPSGFWPEDDGVLGHRAGEPVLLSNYPRRYRAFFYSNSLSFMSAIAHILLLVHPRLYRPAIRSYALSVCTAAGLLGLMAAYAAGSTQHLKTSIYIFVLAFLVVVFLAVLLFVGKKMMTGDVGDEPATESGGAGGGGEETGTTDAAIEAGGDGDKKCKDEKHAKSKYLMLLGILMASVTYAAGLEPPGGVWQSDGEGHTAGDSVLRTNRRLRYLFFFHCNSTSFVASILVVVLLLPQRLKQSGWWLTVTNMTVVVNLFGLLGAHAAGSSRGWETSGYAVALVVAALAFAVVHALMACFTRRGGTTSNPQPDTKEQGSVGHQPLGASV from the exons ATGGCGTCCGAGAAATCCAATAGCAAGCCGTGGGAGTACACCCTGCGCAAGTACCTGCTGCTGATggccacggtggcggcggcgctgacgtACGCCGCGGCGTTCAGCCCTCCGGGGGGAGTGTGGCAGGACACCGGCGacggccacctcgccggcgacccCATCATCCGGGACACCCACTACCGCCGGTACCTGGTGTTCTTCTACTGCAACGCCACCGCGTTCGCCTCGTCGCTCGTGgtcatcgtcctcatcctcctcctctccgtgcTGCACGAGAACTTCAAGGAGAACATCTGGCGGCGCACCACCCTCCTGCCCCTGCGGGTGGTCATGGTGCTCGACCTGCTCAGCCTCATGGgcgcctacgccgccggcaCCTGCCGGGACGCGGTCACCACCGTGTACAGCTCGCTGCTCGTGGCCGCCGTCTTCGCCTACCTCATGGTCCAGACGGCactggcgtcggcgtcggcgccggagaagcgcgccgccgccgaccccgccgccaccaacgccgacgccggcgaccgTGACCTGGTCGGCGAGCGGCCGCGCAAGGTCCTGATGCTGCTCGCGACGTTCGCGATCAGCGTCACGTACGTGTCCGGGCTGAGCACGCCCGGCGGCTTCTGGGACGGCAGCcagcccggccgccgcgccggcgacgccatCCTGGAGGATTACAACCGCGCCCGCCTGGTGGCGTTCTTCCTCGGCAACACCACGGCGTTCGTGGCGTCGCTGGTCATCATCCTGCTGCTCCTGGACAAGAAGCTGCGCTTCACCGCCAGCGTGCGCTCCGTCGAGCTCTACGGGTGCGTCGTCGTCGCGCTGGTCGGGCTCGTCGTGGCGTACGCCGCCGGGAGCTGCAGGGACGCCGAGACCACGGCCTACGTCGTCGTCCTGGTCACTCTTGTCCTGGGATCCATGGTGTTCCTGCTAGGGCTTACTTTACCG GTGGCTCTCGCTGCACGTGTCCTGGCAGCCATACGCAACGGCTGTCAACGGCTAGTAGGCATCTACGCAGCAGCATCGAAGTGTTTGCCCTGTCTCAGGCATCAAGCTAGAGAAAGGCATGCTGACAATGGCAG GGAGGAACAACTTAACGAATCGATGGAGAAGGCTCGCTCCCTCGTTCTACTGCTCGGCACCCTCGCAACGAGCGTCACTTACCAGGCGGGGCTGGACCCACCAGGCGGGGTCTGGCAGGACGACGGAGACGGCCACATGGCCGGCGACCCGATCCTCCTGACGACGAACCCCAGGCGGTACAAGGCATTCTACTACTTCAACTCCACCGCCTTCATGGCTTCCTTggccgccatcgtcctggtccagAAGAGGTCCGCGCTCAAGCACGGCACGCTGGAGGCCGCCATGATCCTCGACCTCTTTGCCCTCATCGGCGCGTACGCCACCGGGAGCTGCCGGGACGTGGGAACATCCATCTACGTCATGGCAATGGCCGCTGGCGTCGTTGTCTACGTGGCGATCCATGTCGTCGTCTTCTTCACGCTCGGCCGCCACAAGGAGAGgagtggtggcggcgacgatgaCGACATGGTCGAGAAGAGGCGCAAGCGACTGCTCGTCTTCGCCATCTTGGCGGCGACCATCACCTACCAGGCAGGGCTAACCCCGCCGAGCGGCTTCTGGCCTGAGGACGACGGCGTGCTCGGCCACCGCGCCGGCGAGCCGGTGCTCCTCTCCAATTACCCGCGCCGCTACAGGGCCTTCTTCTACAGCAACTCGCTGAGCTTCATGTCAGCCATCGCTCACATCCTGCTCCTCGTGCACCCGAGGCTGTACAGGCCGGCGATCCGGAGCTACGCGCTGTCCGTGTGCACGGCGGCGGGTCTGCTGGGTCTCATGgccgcctacgccgccggaAGCACGCAGCATCTGAAGACGTCCATATACATATTCGTGCTGGCGTTCCTGGTTGTCGTGTTTCTAGCGGTGCTGCTCTTCGtagggaagaagatgatgaccgGCGACGTCGGAGATGAGCCCGCCACTGAATcaggcggtgccggcggcggaggagaggagacggGAACAACCGACGCAGCCATCGAAGCAGGAGGAGATGGCGACAAAAAATGTAAGGACGAAAAGCACGCTAAGAGCAAGTACCTGATGCTGCTCGGCATCCTCATGGCGAGCGTGACCTACGCGGCCGGCCTGGAGCCGCCGGGCGGCGTGTGGCAGAGCGACGGCGAGGGCCACACCGCCGGGGACTCGGTGCTCCGCACCAACCGGAGGCTCCGgtacctcttcttcttccactgcaactccacctccttcGTGGCGtccatcctcgtcgtcgtcctcctgctGCCGCAGCGGCTCAAGCAGAGCGGCTGGTGGCTGACGGTGACCAACATGACGGTCGTGGTGAACCTATTCGGCCTCCTGGGCGCGCACGCCGCCGGCTCCAGCAGGGGGTGGGAGACGTCCGGGTACGCCGtcgcgctcgtcgtcgccgcgctGGCCTTCGCCGTGGTGCATGCGCTGATGGCGTGCTTCACCAGGAGAGGAGGGACGACAAGCAATCCGCAGCCTGACACGAAGGAACAGGGAAGCGTTGGGCATCAGCCACTTGGAGCTTCAGTGTGA
- the LOC117845733 gene encoding uncharacterized protein isoform X1 — translation MASSPPRAPRRFLFDLNVAQEEPEEEEPEEAFQEVVPEEGVEGVPVEQPEEAAVEEEVLEVIEREEEPADEVIMEEEKAAAQPPQPSDEVMGEDEEVGEEEPGARRKRMDYEVFVGGLPHDAAEEDVARALADAGDVEEVRLVRDPADQRLNKGFAFVRFAAAWQARWAANDLREATIKGKACGICKNSENETLHVRNICFDWSRDDLAEKLKPFELENLDRINLIEHPEKRGKNRGYAFLDFRTHVDAVAAFLKLQERDLYLGTDFRAHISFSNTLSQDDEIMEKVKSVFLDGLPPHWDEDKVREMFGKFGEIDNIQLARNMFTAKRKDFGFIGFTTRKSALDCIKMVNKEGVGEGSGKVLIKACLQRPRQNSKKHSWQGSNSMLGVRRGFVDKSSSSRHHSDRYRHFERRDYSDNNAHRHRSMDVDERPISVRGYRDYYRRDYAAYAPSPKYGRTHSGTRFREAYAESRYSSKYPRYRQEMHEEHMERDAYHRSKYGHSYHDRVHGASCPECNLSGQNCDYPNGEEFSATSGCEQAYYKTDRDRTPSTSQVASHCEDSCCKGNQLMPKSSSVMCDCDDCFVEQESTPSPSDHARTRSNLHRRSVKSSREHRSRLAPDEQSAFEVEYTVRESRSRYSSSRDASSTHSRKHHRPAR, via the exons atggcatcctcgccgccgcgcgccccgcgGCGGTTCCTCTTTGACCTCAACGTCGCgcaggaggagcccgaggaggaggagcccgaggaggcgTTCCAGGAGGTAGTGCCGGAGGAAGGGGTGGAGGGAGTCCCCGTGGAGCAGCCCGAGGAGGCGGCTGTCGAGGAGGAGGTCCTGGAGGTGatcgagcgcgaggaggagcccgcggatGAGGTGATCATGGaggaggagaaagcggcggcgcagccgcCGCAGCCATCGGATGAGGTGAtgggggaggatgaggaggtgggggaggaggagccgggggcaaggaggaagaggatggacTACGAGGTCTTCGTGGGCGGGCTCCCGCAcgacgccgcggaggaggacgtGGCGCGGGCGCTGGCGGACGCCGGGGACGTTGAGGAGGTGCGCCTCGTGCGGGATCCGGCGGACCAGCGCCTCAACAAGGGATTCGCTTTCGtccgcttcgccgccgcctggcAGGCGCGCTGGGCGGCCAACGACCTCCGCGAGGCTACG ATTAAGGGAAAAGCATGTGGAATATGCAAGAACAGTGAAAATGAGACCCTTCATGTACGGAATATATGCTTTGACTGGTCAAGAGATGAT TTAGCTGAGAAACTGAAACCTTTTGAGTTGGAGAATCTGGATAGAATTAACTTAATTGAGCACCcagaaaaaaggggaaaaaacagaGGCTACGCATTTCTTGACTTCAGAACGCATGTGGATGCTGTGGCTGCTTTTCTGAAACTACAGGAAAGAGATTTATATCTTGGTACTGATTTTAGAGCACACATATCATTTTCAAATACTCTTTCACAAGATGATGAGATCATGGAAAAG GTGAAATCTGTTTTCTTGGATGGCTTACCACCTCACTGGGATGAAGACAAAGTGAGAGAAATGTTTGGAAAATTTGGTGAAATTGATAACATACAACTTGCTAGAAACATGTTCACAGCAAAAAGGAAAGATTTTGGATTCATCGGCTTCACGACAAGAAAGTCAGCTTTAGATTGCATTAAAATGGTCAATAAAGAGGGTGTTGGTGAAGGCAGTGGAAAG GTTCTCATAAAAGCTTGTTTACAAAGGCCAAGACAAAATTCCAAGAAGCATTCCTGGCAGGGCTCTAATTCCATGTTAGGTGTCAGAAGAGGATTTGTAGACAAAAGTTCTAGTAGTAGACACCACTCAGACAGATATAGGCATTTTGAAAGGCGTGATTATTCAGATAATAATGCTCATCGTCACCGCTCTATGGATGTTGATGAAAGGCCTATTTCTGTGCGTGGATACAGAGATTACTATCGAAGAGATTATGCAGCCTATG CCCCAAGCCCTAAATATGGAAGGACACATTCGGGAACCAGGTTCAGGGAAGCTTATGCGGAGAGTCGATACTCTAGTAAATATCCAAGATACAGGCAGGAAATGCATGAAGAACATATGGAGCGAGATGCATACCATAGGAGCAAATATGGACATTCATACCATGACAGGGTGCATGGAGCATCTTGCCCAGAATGTAATTTGAGTGGTCAAAATTGTGATTACCCCAATGGTGAGGAATTTTCTGCAACCAGTGGTTGTGAGCAGGCCTACTATAAGACG GACCGTGACCGTACGCCTTCAACGTCTCAAGTAGCATCTCATTGTGAGGATTCTTGCTGCAAG GGCAATCAGTTGATGCCTAAAAGTTCTTCTGTGATGTGTGATTGTGATGATTGCTTTGTT GAACAAGAGTCAACTCCTAGTCCAAGTGATCATGCTAGAACTAGATCTAATCTTCATCGCCGGTCTGTCAAATCTTCTCGTGAACATCGGAG CAGACTTGCGCCCGATGAGCAGTCTGCTTTTGAGGTTGAGTACACTGTCAGGGAAAGCCGAAGCCGGTATTCATCTTCCAGGGATGCGTCCAGTACCCACTCCAGGAAGCACCATAGGCCAGCAAGATAG
- the LOC117845733 gene encoding uncharacterized protein isoform X2, giving the protein MASSPPRAPRRFLFDLNVAQEEPEEEEPEEAFQEVVPEEGVEGVPVEQPEEAAVEEEVLEVIEREEEPADEVIMEEEKAAAQPPQPSDEVMGEDEEVGEEEPGARRKRMDYEVFVGGLPHDAAEEDVARALADAGDVEEVRLVRDPADQRLNKGFAFVRFAAAWQARWAANDLREATIKGKACGICKNSENETLHVRNICFDWSRDDLAEKLKPFELENLDRINLIEHPEKRGKNRGYAFLDFRTHVDAVAAFLKLQERDLYLGTDFRAHISFSNTLSQDDEIMEKVKSVFLDGLPPHWDEDKVREMFGKFGEIDNIQLARNMFTAKRKDFGFIGFTTRKSALDCIKMVNKEGVGEGSGKVLIKACLQRPRQNSKKHSWQGSNSMLGVRRGFVDKSSSSRHHSDRYRHFERRDYSDNNAHRHRSMDVDERPISVRGYRDYYRRDYAAYAPSPKYGRTHSGTRFREAYAESRYSSKYPRYRQEMHEEHMERDAYHRSKYGHSYHDRVHGASCPECNLSGQNCDYPNGEEFSATSGCEQAYYKTDRDRTPSTSQVASHCEDSCCKGNQLMPKSSSVMCDCDDCFVEQESTPSPSDHARTRSNLHRRSVKSSREHRRLAPDEQSAFEVEYTVRESRSRYSSSRDASSTHSRKHHRPAR; this is encoded by the exons atggcatcctcgccgccgcgcgccccgcgGCGGTTCCTCTTTGACCTCAACGTCGCgcaggaggagcccgaggaggaggagcccgaggaggcgTTCCAGGAGGTAGTGCCGGAGGAAGGGGTGGAGGGAGTCCCCGTGGAGCAGCCCGAGGAGGCGGCTGTCGAGGAGGAGGTCCTGGAGGTGatcgagcgcgaggaggagcccgcggatGAGGTGATCATGGaggaggagaaagcggcggcgcagccgcCGCAGCCATCGGATGAGGTGAtgggggaggatgaggaggtgggggaggaggagccgggggcaaggaggaagaggatggacTACGAGGTCTTCGTGGGCGGGCTCCCGCAcgacgccgcggaggaggacgtGGCGCGGGCGCTGGCGGACGCCGGGGACGTTGAGGAGGTGCGCCTCGTGCGGGATCCGGCGGACCAGCGCCTCAACAAGGGATTCGCTTTCGtccgcttcgccgccgcctggcAGGCGCGCTGGGCGGCCAACGACCTCCGCGAGGCTACG ATTAAGGGAAAAGCATGTGGAATATGCAAGAACAGTGAAAATGAGACCCTTCATGTACGGAATATATGCTTTGACTGGTCAAGAGATGAT TTAGCTGAGAAACTGAAACCTTTTGAGTTGGAGAATCTGGATAGAATTAACTTAATTGAGCACCcagaaaaaaggggaaaaaacagaGGCTACGCATTTCTTGACTTCAGAACGCATGTGGATGCTGTGGCTGCTTTTCTGAAACTACAGGAAAGAGATTTATATCTTGGTACTGATTTTAGAGCACACATATCATTTTCAAATACTCTTTCACAAGATGATGAGATCATGGAAAAG GTGAAATCTGTTTTCTTGGATGGCTTACCACCTCACTGGGATGAAGACAAAGTGAGAGAAATGTTTGGAAAATTTGGTGAAATTGATAACATACAACTTGCTAGAAACATGTTCACAGCAAAAAGGAAAGATTTTGGATTCATCGGCTTCACGACAAGAAAGTCAGCTTTAGATTGCATTAAAATGGTCAATAAAGAGGGTGTTGGTGAAGGCAGTGGAAAG GTTCTCATAAAAGCTTGTTTACAAAGGCCAAGACAAAATTCCAAGAAGCATTCCTGGCAGGGCTCTAATTCCATGTTAGGTGTCAGAAGAGGATTTGTAGACAAAAGTTCTAGTAGTAGACACCACTCAGACAGATATAGGCATTTTGAAAGGCGTGATTATTCAGATAATAATGCTCATCGTCACCGCTCTATGGATGTTGATGAAAGGCCTATTTCTGTGCGTGGATACAGAGATTACTATCGAAGAGATTATGCAGCCTATG CCCCAAGCCCTAAATATGGAAGGACACATTCGGGAACCAGGTTCAGGGAAGCTTATGCGGAGAGTCGATACTCTAGTAAATATCCAAGATACAGGCAGGAAATGCATGAAGAACATATGGAGCGAGATGCATACCATAGGAGCAAATATGGACATTCATACCATGACAGGGTGCATGGAGCATCTTGCCCAGAATGTAATTTGAGTGGTCAAAATTGTGATTACCCCAATGGTGAGGAATTTTCTGCAACCAGTGGTTGTGAGCAGGCCTACTATAAGACG GACCGTGACCGTACGCCTTCAACGTCTCAAGTAGCATCTCATTGTGAGGATTCTTGCTGCAAG GGCAATCAGTTGATGCCTAAAAGTTCTTCTGTGATGTGTGATTGTGATGATTGCTTTGTT GAACAAGAGTCAACTCCTAGTCCAAGTGATCATGCTAGAACTAGATCTAATCTTCATCGCCGGTCTGTCAAATCTTCTCGTGAACATCGGAG ACTTGCGCCCGATGAGCAGTCTGCTTTTGAGGTTGAGTACACTGTCAGGGAAAGCCGAAGCCGGTATTCATCTTCCAGGGATGCGTCCAGTACCCACTCCAGGAAGCACCATAGGCCAGCAAGATAG